The Rhinoraja longicauda isolate Sanriku21f chromosome 25, sRhiLon1.1, whole genome shotgun sequence genome has a window encoding:
- the ypel1 gene encoding protein yippee-like 1: protein MVKMTKSKTFQAYLPNCHRTYSCIHCRAHLANHDELISKSFQGSQGRAYLFNSVVNVGCGPAEERVLLTGLHAVADIYCENCKTTLGWKYEHAFESSQKYKEGKFIIELAHMIKDNGWE from the exons ATGGTGAAGATGACAAAATCAAAAACCTTCCAGGCTTATCTGCCAAACTGCCACCGGACATACAGCTGCATTCACTGTCGAGCTCATCTTGCAAATCATGATGAATTAATTTCTAAG TCATTCCAAGGCAGCCAGGGACGTGCATACCTGTTCAACTCTGT GGTGAATGTGGGCTGTGGCCCTGCTGAAGAAAGAGTGCTGCTGACGGGATTGCATGCTGTTGCAGACATCTACTGCGAGAACTGCAAAACAACTCTGGGATGGAAATAT GAACATGCCTTCGAGAGCAGTCAGAAGTACAAAGAAGGAAAGTTCATTATTGAACTGGCCCACATGATTAAAGACAATGGGTGGGAGTGA